TGAGGTATACCTCTGGCAGAGGTACGTCACGATGCCACTCCATCAGATAAGCTGTGTCTCCCCAGCGGCCTTTAAACTCAAAAGACATGTCACTGAGTAAACTGCGCATTCTTTCATTGCCCTCTACATAGACGGCAGAAATTACCTGACAATCAGACTTGGCTCTGAGCTGTGTGAGTAACTGTTTCAGGGCTTGTCTGGCAAATCCCTGACGACGGAAGCGCTTGTCTATTGTCAGCTGTGTGATGGTATATTCATGTTTTGTGCCCTCAGGTTCCATGGGGTGATACTGTATAAACCCGACCAGCGTTTGATGATGGTAGATAAGCAGATTTCGGTAGTAAGGAAAAAACGCTGATTCTGCCAGTGTTTCAGCTGGTGACGCTATAAAGTTCAGGTCTTCAGGCAACAATTGTAGCGCAAATACATCACTGTAATTGTCTTTATGGGCTGCTTTTAATGTGATCATGACACCTCCTTTTTTCCTTATATAGGTCCATGCTAGTGAAAACCCAATCTTTCTGTGTGTTTTTTGCACAAAACAACAGGTTTTTTTAAGTTGTTGTATTGTATAAAGTTGCACGTAAAAATCGGACTATTAGCCTAGTTTTTAGGATAATATTTACACTATTTTCTGGTGTTCTGGGTATTTTTTTGCTATCAATGTTACTACTTTTGGTTGTAGTGCATTCTCCTTTATTAATACTTTTGTGGGTTTTACGTTGGGGGAAGCATAGGGGAGTTGTTTATGTTGTTTTCACAATCAGACCGTACTGGCCAGAATCAGTGTTCACTGCTTTTTACCACGATTGCCACCATACTGTTGCTTGCTATCACGCTTTGGCTAGCCTGAATGGTAAGATGCCATGGAGGGTATGAATGGCTATTTATCCGACAGGCGTGACACCGTCTGACATTCAACGTTAATCACATGCTGCAACATGTTTCCTTACCATTTAATCTGAATATATTTAGTTATATTTCCCGCAAAGTACGTTAAAATGCCCTTTTAGTTTGTCGCACCAGTCATTACGCTTAACCTGATTACGTGTCGTGTAAATGGGGGCTGGCTGGGCCCGGAAAGTAACTGTCAGTTGAAAGGAAAATTATGCAACTAGTTGATTTAAAGCCAGATGATCAAAGTGTTAGAGAACTATTTGCAGAAATTGACCGCTTGATGAATACCCTCTACCCCATTGCCAGTGATCA
This window of the Pseudoalteromonas rubra genome carries:
- a CDS encoding GNAT family N-acetyltransferase, which codes for MITLKAAHKDNYSDVFALQLLPEDLNFIASPAETLAESAFFPYYRNLLIYHHQTLVGFIQYHPMEPEGTKHEYTITQLTIDKRFRRQGFARQALKQLLTQLRAKSDCQVISAVYVEGNERMRSLLSDMSFEFKGRWGDTAYLMEWHRDVPLPEVYLSTVWQKNFEHLGDLTLHKPQQPLVAPNEWTLLEAAYNPGYEVRAINYQDKQVGLLMWVPEKPHRISIWRLMIDKAYQQQGIGRQALQAALEEIRSLPEVTEIAICYVPDNPIAKGFYGSFGFVETGFDEEEEEMLAEIRLDHCKGA